In the Pseudanabaena sp. PCC 7367 genome, one interval contains:
- a CDS encoding serine/threonine-protein kinase: MSLCINPDCPKPKNVDGNMFCLACGSELLLDGRYRVVEQLGRGGFGNTYEIREVARTTGSNSGLPKILKLLINNQPKAVELFRREAEVLAKLRHPGIPFVDRDGYFTYLPREAKEPMHCLVMEKISGIDLRKYMRRRDKRPISESLAIEWLSQAALILREVHQQQFFHRDIKPSNIMLNRDGQLVLIDFGAVREMTETYLAKHSGGDVTGIHSPGYTAPEQLNGQAVLQSDFYSLGRTFVYLVTGIKPNDMFDSATGKLNWRSHAPQISTALANLFDQMMAFAPSKRPINADQILLRIHDINPAFTATTPTVPPTIDALPATVINQEPDRSPSPTTNPPGYIPYNPPPQSVEPAPPSNPPDMLINRARRKMKSAWITSVIFGLFQVLFAFTAPDTLTAGVFGFLALLFFGLAFGIAKGNRVCAVIQLLLFGLNFGLAVFDPEAADALEITIAFIVAGLLCYFAYRGVVGTFDYQKLIKAQRNNQ, encoded by the coding sequence ATGAGCCTGTGCATTAATCCTGATTGCCCAAAGCCAAAAAATGTGGATGGCAATATGTTCTGTCTGGCATGTGGGTCAGAGTTACTTTTAGATGGGCGTTATCGGGTAGTTGAGCAGTTAGGTCGGGGTGGTTTTGGTAATACTTATGAAATTAGGGAAGTAGCCAGGACAACGGGTAGCAATTCTGGCTTGCCTAAAATTTTGAAACTATTAATAAATAACCAACCAAAAGCAGTGGAGCTATTTCGGCGCGAGGCAGAGGTGTTGGCAAAGCTGCGGCATCCTGGTATCCCATTTGTCGATCGAGATGGTTATTTTACTTATCTGCCCAGGGAAGCAAAAGAGCCAATGCATTGCCTGGTGATGGAAAAAATTTCTGGGATCGATCTGCGTAAGTATATGCGTCGCCGCGACAAGCGTCCGATTTCTGAGTCGTTGGCGATCGAGTGGCTCAGTCAAGCTGCGCTAATTCTGCGTGAAGTGCATCAGCAGCAATTTTTCCACCGCGATATTAAGCCATCAAACATTATGCTCAATCGGGATGGGCAACTGGTTTTGATTGATTTTGGCGCGGTGCGAGAAATGACTGAGACCTATCTGGCTAAGCATTCTGGTGGGGATGTGACGGGGATTCACTCCCCTGGCTATACTGCGCCGGAGCAACTGAATGGGCAGGCGGTGCTGCAATCGGATTTTTATTCCCTGGGGCGCACTTTTGTGTATCTGGTGACGGGGATCAAGCCCAATGACATGTTTGATAGCGCAACTGGGAAGTTGAATTGGCGATCGCATGCGCCGCAAATTTCTACTGCATTGGCGAATTTATTCGATCAAATGATGGCGTTTGCACCGAGTAAGCGGCCAATCAATGCGGATCAGATTCTGCTGAGAATCCATGACATCAATCCGGCATTTACAGCAACCACGCCGACTGTCCCCCCCACGATCGATGCTCTGCCTGCTACTGTGATCAACCAGGAACCAGATCGATCGCCCAGCCCAACCACCAACCCGCCAGGTTATATTCCCTATAATCCACCACCGCAATCCGTCGAACCTGCGCCACCCTCAAATCCACCGGATATGCTGATTAATCGAGCCAGGAGGAAGATGAAAAGCGCCTGGATCACCAGTGTTATATTTGGTTTGTTTCAGGTATTGTTTGCCTTCACAGCACCGGACACACTTACGGCAGGGGTTTTTGGGTTCTTAGCTTTGTTATTCTTTGGCTTGGCATTTGGGATCGCCAAGGGCAATCGAGTCTGTGCCGTGATTCAATTACTGCTATTTGGTTTAAATTTTGGCTTGGCAGTATTTGATCCGGAGGCGGCAGATGCTTTGGAAATAACGATCGCGTTCATTGTGGCTGGCCTTCTTTGCTATTTTGCCTATCGTGGCGTGGTGGGTACGTTTGATTATCAGAAGTTAATTAAGGCGCAACGTAATAATCAATAA
- a CDS encoding helicase HerA domain-containing protein: MDARKPLGVVVQGSLSQGLEARLDGDVSVEEMRVGKFLVVQGRRARFFCILTDVTLGTASPRILMNPPQPHDTFLTEVLAGTGTFGTINLTPMLMFVPANPLDNFSSENKKSRRKKASKPEQQNIQLSLEETNEYQLLPVKTVPSHFSQVFEASEQDFRVVFGWEDDPHKRNFSIGQPIDMAVPVCLDLDRFVERSNGIFGKSGTGKSFLTRLLLSGVIRKQAAVNLIFDMHSEYGWEAATEGKTFSTVKGLRQLFPGQVQIYTLDPDSTTRRGVRDAQELFLSYDQIEVEDLNLLRDELNLSEASLENAIILRNEFGKHWIARLLSMSNGEIQEFCEEKMGSKSSIMALQRKLNRLGELKYVRNSCPQNYLTQILADLEAKKHVVIEFGSQSNLLSYMLATNVITRRVHHAYVRKAEKFLQTKNVCDRPQQLMITIEEAHRFLAPMTAKQTIFGTIAREMRKYFVTLLVVDQRPSGIDNEVMSQVGTRITALLNDEKDIDAIFTGVAGSGNLRSVLSKLDSKQQALILGHAVPMPVVVQTRAYDQAFYREIGDMPYDQIPTPELLNLAEAAKADLGF; encoded by the coding sequence ATGGATGCACGCAAGCCACTCGGAGTAGTAGTTCAGGGATCGCTCAGCCAGGGGTTAGAGGCCAGGCTGGATGGCGATGTTTCGGTTGAAGAAATGCGCGTGGGTAAATTCCTGGTGGTGCAAGGCCGTCGCGCGCGCTTCTTTTGCATTCTCACTGATGTGACCTTGGGAACGGCTAGCCCCCGAATTTTAATGAATCCGCCCCAGCCCCACGATACTTTCTTGACCGAGGTACTGGCAGGAACAGGTACATTTGGCACGATCAACCTTACGCCAATGTTGATGTTTGTGCCCGCTAATCCCCTGGACAACTTTTCGAGCGAGAACAAGAAATCGCGCCGGAAGAAGGCCAGCAAACCAGAGCAACAGAATATTCAACTATCTCTGGAAGAAACCAATGAATATCAACTGCTGCCAGTTAAAACCGTGCCCAGCCACTTCAGCCAGGTATTTGAAGCCAGTGAACAGGATTTTCGGGTTGTGTTTGGTTGGGAAGACGATCCCCACAAGCGCAACTTCTCGATCGGTCAACCGATCGACATGGCAGTGCCTGTGTGCCTGGATTTGGATCGATTCGTGGAGCGCAGCAATGGCATCTTTGGTAAATCCGGTACGGGTAAATCATTCCTAACTCGTCTTTTGCTCTCTGGTGTGATTCGCAAGCAGGCGGCGGTGAATCTAATTTTTGACATGCATTCCGAATATGGTTGGGAAGCGGCCACCGAAGGGAAAACCTTTAGCACCGTAAAAGGATTACGTCAGCTTTTCCCTGGCCAGGTGCAAATTTACACCCTTGATCCTGATTCCACCACGCGGCGGGGTGTGCGCGATGCCCAGGAATTATTCCTGAGTTATGACCAGATTGAGGTAGAAGATTTAAATTTGCTGCGGGATGAACTGAATCTGTCGGAAGCTAGCCTGGAGAATGCGATCATCCTGCGCAACGAATTTGGCAAACATTGGATCGCCAGGTTGCTAAGCATGTCCAATGGGGAGATTCAAGAATTCTGCGAAGAGAAGATGGGTAGCAAGTCTTCGATCATGGCATTGCAACGGAAGCTGAATCGCCTCGGTGAGCTTAAATATGTGCGCAATAGTTGTCCCCAGAATTATTTAACGCAAATTTTGGCCGACCTGGAAGCCAAAAAACATGTGGTGATCGAGTTCGGTTCCCAGTCTAATTTGCTTTCTTATATGTTGGCGACGAATGTGATCACCAGGCGAGTACACCATGCCTATGTGCGGAAGGCGGAAAAGTTCTTGCAGACCAAGAATGTGTGCGATCGCCCCCAGCAACTGATGATTACGATCGAAGAAGCCCATCGCTTCCTTGCGCCCATGACCGCTAAACAAACTATTTTTGGCACGATCGCCAGGGAAATGCGCAAATATTTTGTGACCTTGCTGGTGGTCGATCAACGTCCTTCAGGGATTGACAATGAGGTGATGTCCCAGGTTGGTACGCGGATTACGGCCTTGCTAAATGATGAAAAAGATATTGATGCGATCTTTACCGGCGTAGCGGGCAGTGGTAACTTGCGATCGGTGCTCTCGAAGCTGGATTCCAAGCAACAAGCCCTAATTCTTGGTCATGCCGTACCTATGCCGGTGGTGGTGCAAACCCGTGCCTATGATCAGGCTTTTTACCGCGAGATTGGCGATATGCCCTACGATCAAATCCCCACCCCAGAGTTATTGAATTTAGCTGAAGCCGCTAAAGCTGATTTGGGTTTCTAA
- the nadA gene encoding quinolinate synthase NadA produces the protein MFATLTKSTPHQVNQADRLPDDLFTAIAELKQKMNAVILAHYYQDPDLQDVADYIGDSLGLSQQAANTDAEVIVFLGVHFMAETAKILNPQKQVLLPDLDAGCSLADSCPPAEFAAFKAKHPDHLVISYINCSAAIKAMSDIICTSSNAVSIVNQIPADQPIIFAPDRNLGRYVAEQTGRDLVLWQGTCMVHEIFSERKLIALKQKHPQAEIVAHPECEPAVLRHADHIGSTTALLKYVQNSDRQEFIVVTEEGILHQMRKAAPDKVLIPAPPDNDCPCNQCPHMRLNTLEKLYLAMKNRQPEITLDESVRVAALQPIQKMLEMSR, from the coding sequence GTGTTTGCAACCCTAACCAAATCCACGCCGCACCAAGTTAATCAAGCCGATCGCCTGCCGGATGATCTGTTCACGGCGATCGCTGAGCTAAAGCAAAAAATGAACGCGGTGATCCTGGCTCACTACTATCAAGATCCAGACCTACAGGATGTGGCCGACTACATTGGCGATTCATTGGGCCTATCCCAACAGGCGGCTAATACTGATGCAGAGGTGATTGTCTTCCTGGGCGTGCATTTCATGGCGGAAACGGCCAAGATTTTAAATCCCCAGAAGCAAGTTTTGTTGCCAGATTTAGATGCGGGTTGCTCTTTGGCCGACAGTTGCCCACCCGCCGAATTTGCCGCATTCAAAGCAAAGCACCCCGACCATTTAGTAATTTCCTATATCAACTGCTCGGCAGCGATCAAAGCAATGAGCGATATCATTTGTACTAGCTCAAACGCGGTGTCGATCGTGAATCAAATTCCCGCTGACCAGCCGATTATTTTTGCCCCCGATCGCAATCTGGGTCGCTATGTGGCGGAGCAAACGGGGCGGGATTTGGTGTTGTGGCAGGGCACTTGTATGGTGCATGAGATTTTCTCAGAACGCAAATTAATTGCCCTCAAGCAAAAACACCCCCAGGCGGAAATCGTGGCTCACCCTGAATGTGAACCCGCTGTGCTCAGACATGCCGATCACATTGGCTCGACTACGGCGCTGCTAAAGTATGTGCAAAATAGCGATCGCCAGGAATTTATTGTGGTCACAGAAGAGGGGATTTTGCATCAAATGCGCAAAGCTGCCCCAGACAAAGTTTTGATCCCAGCCCCACCGGATAACGATTGCCCCTGTAATCAATGCCCACACATGCGATTGAATACCCTGGAAAAGCTCTATCTGGCAATGAAGAACCGCCAACCCGAAATAACCCTGGATGAATCGGTGCGGGTGGCGGCGCTGCAACCAATCCAGAAAATGCTAGAAATGTCTCGTTGA
- a CDS encoding M48 family metallopeptidase, which yields MKPWQSIPKSLIQPIAKKISRSLRLFMAALLATTLAITLTPKAVSAISWWDLIRAAPAAIQVIQISSLSDADEVKLGANIDRQIGQEVRYSRDPMANELVRSIGEELVPYSDRPNIPYTFRAVDDDSINAFATMGGFVYINTGLIATADNRAQLASVIGHEIGHITGKHALEQIKQASIAQGVASIAGVDDNRLVQIGAAVALQLPNSREAEYDADRRGLFNLVKAGYAPQAMPNFMQKLVNKSNGAPPQFLSTHPAPVERVRNLNEMIRQNNLVADRGLNDSNYQRRWRNRFN from the coding sequence GTGAAACCCTGGCAATCTATACCTAAGTCCCTGATTCAACCGATCGCAAAAAAAATAAGCCGATCGCTGCGTCTGTTTATGGCAGCGCTGTTGGCAACCACCCTGGCGATTACGCTCACCCCCAAAGCAGTGAGTGCAATTAGCTGGTGGGATTTGATTCGGGCTGCTCCCGCGGCAATTCAGGTGATTCAAATTTCCAGTTTGTCCGATGCGGATGAAGTGAAGCTGGGCGCAAATATCGATCGGCAAATTGGCCAGGAGGTACGATATAGCCGTGATCCTATGGCCAATGAATTGGTCAGAAGTATAGGTGAGGAGTTAGTGCCCTATAGCGATCGCCCCAATATTCCCTATACCTTTCGTGCCGTTGATGATGACAGCATTAATGCCTTTGCCACAATGGGTGGGTTTGTTTATATCAATACTGGCTTAATTGCTACCGCCGACAATCGCGCCCAACTCGCCAGTGTAATTGGCCATGAAATTGGTCATATTACCGGTAAACATGCCCTGGAGCAGATTAAACAGGCATCGATCGCCCAAGGGGTCGCTTCGATCGCTGGCGTAGATGATAATCGCCTGGTGCAAATTGGTGCTGCGGTGGCGTTGCAATTACCCAACAGCCGCGAAGCTGAATATGATGCCGATCGGCGTGGCTTGTTTAATCTTGTCAAGGCTGGCTATGCACCCCAGGCTATGCCCAACTTTATGCAAAAGCTGGTGAATAAGTCTAATGGTGCACCACCACAGTTTCTCAGCACCCACCCAGCCCCGGTGGAACGAGTTAGGAACTTGAACGAGATGATCCGACAAAATAATCTGGTGGCCGATCGCGGTTTGAATGATAGCAACTATCAAAGACGCTGGCGCAATCGCTTTAATTAA
- a CDS encoding tetratricopeptide repeat protein, with product MSQGSEDQNLAIEALFLKGINMSRDGRFADAIAFYDQVLAIQPNDYQAWYNRASALFSLQDYEGAVASYDKALTIYPDSPEAWYNRGSVLLNCNRLEEAIDSYEHATDLRSDYYQAWYSRASTFLKLLRYAEALESCLRTIEIQPDYHPAWYGKGVSLFGLRRHKEAVEAFDRALELNPRRDKAWFHRGLAQMGLGQYTQAVSSFEKALEIDPDKRDVWYHQGLALYHMDRLDEAIASYEEALSMLPKNGTLYYNIACCYSLQREAMAAIANLQHAIELNPRQFKEMAASDPDFDYISHRAEFKDLIDLDLDHEEYV from the coding sequence ATGAGTCAAGGTAGCGAAGATCAAAATTTAGCTATTGAAGCTTTATTCTTGAAAGGGATAAATATGAGTCGGGATGGGCGATTTGCGGACGCGATCGCCTTCTACGATCAGGTCTTGGCGATTCAACCAAATGACTACCAAGCCTGGTATAACCGTGCTAGTGCTTTGTTTAGCCTTCAAGACTATGAAGGTGCTGTAGCTAGTTATGATAAAGCGCTGACAATTTATCCCGACAGCCCCGAGGCCTGGTATAACCGTGGCAGTGTGCTATTAAACTGCAATCGCCTAGAAGAAGCGATCGACAGCTATGAACACGCTACTGACCTTCGTTCCGACTATTATCAAGCATGGTATAGCCGCGCTTCCACTTTTTTGAAGTTATTGCGCTATGCTGAAGCGCTTGAAAGTTGCCTGCGCACAATTGAAATTCAGCCTGATTATCATCCGGCCTGGTACGGTAAGGGGGTATCCTTGTTTGGGTTGCGTCGCCACAAGGAAGCCGTTGAAGCCTTCGATCGTGCCCTAGAGCTGAATCCACGTCGAGATAAGGCCTGGTTCCACCGTGGTTTAGCACAAATGGGCTTGGGGCAATATACCCAGGCGGTGTCCAGTTTTGAGAAGGCGCTCGAAATCGACCCCGATAAAAGGGACGTTTGGTATCATCAGGGTTTGGCTCTATATCATATGGATCGCCTTGATGAAGCGATCGCTAGCTATGAGGAAGCCTTGTCGATGTTGCCCAAAAATGGCACGCTTTACTACAACATTGCCTGTTGTTACTCGCTGCAACGGGAAGCTATGGCAGCGATCGCCAATCTTCAACATGCGATCGAGCTAAATCCAAGGCAGTTTAAGGAAATGGCCGCCAGCGATCCTGATTTTGACTATATTTCCCATCGAGCGGAGTTTAAAGATTTGATTGACTTAGATCTAGATCATGAAGAGTATGTTTAG
- a CDS encoding bifunctional 4-hydroxy-2-oxoglutarate aldolase/2-dehydro-3-deoxy-phosphogluconate aldolase — protein MSPWLSRLQQNKAIAIIRAENANMAWEMALAAAAGGLKLLEIAWDEGYAESLIPKLQQELPDCRIGTGTILDLAMAKRAIAIGCKFLFTPHVDPKIIECCCGAEVPIVAGALTPTEILRAWQAGASAVKVFPIKAIGGVEYISCLQPVLGDIPLIPTGGVTLENAQDYLAAGAVAVGVSSHLFLPEAIAAGDWATVMARSRFLTQQIH, from the coding sequence GTGAGTCCCTGGCTGAGCCGACTGCAACAGAATAAGGCGATCGCAATTATTCGGGCTGAGAATGCAAATATGGCTTGGGAAATGGCGCTGGCTGCTGCCGCAGGGGGGCTCAAGTTGCTGGAGATCGCCTGGGATGAAGGCTATGCTGAATCTCTGATTCCCAAGTTGCAGCAGGAGTTGCCGGACTGCCGGATTGGTACGGGCACAATCTTAGACTTAGCGATGGCGAAGCGGGCGATCGCTATTGGTTGTAAGTTTCTGTTCACGCCCCATGTCGATCCCAAGATAATTGAATGTTGCTGCGGGGCGGAGGTGCCGATCGTGGCGGGGGCGCTGACTCCTACCGAAATTTTGCGAGCCTGGCAGGCGGGAGCATCAGCGGTGAAGGTGTTTCCAATCAAGGCGATCGGTGGCGTGGAATATATAAGCTGTTTGCAGCCGGTGCTGGGTGATATTCCCTTAATTCCCACTGGTGGAGTTACTCTGGAAAATGCCCAGGATTACCTGGCGGCGGGGGCAGTGGCGGTGGGGGTGTCAAGTCATTTGTTTCTGCCGGAGGCGATCGCAGCGGGGGATTGGGCAACGGTCATGGCGCGATCGCGGTTTCTCACTCAGCAAATTCATTGA
- a CDS encoding YciI family protein: protein MKKFVMWGSYCDNVLEKRAGCRQAHLDNLKALKEAGKILTIGPTTDLQMVFGVYVAADQAAAKAMIESDPYWQNQIWTEYQVREWIQAF, encoded by the coding sequence ATGAAAAAGTTTGTGATGTGGGGTAGTTATTGCGATAACGTGCTCGAAAAGAGAGCTGGTTGCCGCCAAGCGCATTTAGACAATCTCAAAGCGCTCAAGGAAGCTGGCAAAATCTTGACGATCGGCCCTACTACTGACTTGCAAATGGTTTTTGGTGTGTATGTTGCAGCCGATCAAGCCGCTGCCAAAGCGATGATTGAATCAGATCCATATTGGCAGAATCAAATCTGGACTGAGTATCAGGTACGCGAATGGATTCAAGCTTTTTAA
- a CDS encoding GvpL/GvpF family gas vesicle protein — MLYVFSILTAPAPEQEIIGINQPIAYIQVDNLVAAYEPELDIEMLKQSGEAELIAAIVQHDRVICELFTQQTLLPLRFGTAFVSEAALKEYLQANQAKLSDRLNQISGYGEYLLKGQVAQPEIKPDPNLKGRDYLLAKKQQYADLQQAQQDQKQQQAQLVELLRSHTDQNHIQIATPQEAEDLRIFLLLTSAQAEQLNQVIAQWQGDYRSWRLELGSLLPPYHFAEI; from the coding sequence ATGCTCTATGTCTTTTCCATTCTGACTGCCCCTGCACCAGAGCAGGAAATAATCGGTATCAACCAACCGATCGCCTATATTCAGGTGGATAATCTGGTTGCTGCCTATGAGCCAGAGCTAGACATAGAAATGCTCAAGCAAAGCGGCGAAGCGGAATTGATCGCGGCGATCGTCCAGCACGATCGTGTCATCTGTGAATTATTCACCCAGCAAACCCTGTTGCCGTTGCGGTTTGGTACTGCCTTTGTGTCTGAGGCTGCCCTAAAGGAATATTTGCAGGCTAATCAAGCTAAGCTCAGCGATCGCCTGAATCAAATATCTGGCTATGGCGAATATTTACTCAAGGGGCAGGTAGCCCAACCAGAAATCAAACCCGATCCTAATTTAAAGGGGCGGGATTATTTGCTGGCCAAAAAGCAGCAATATGCAGATTTGCAACAAGCTCAGCAGGATCAAAAACAACAGCAGGCGCAGCTAGTTGAATTATTACGATCGCACACGGATCAAAACCATATACAGATCGCTACGCCCCAGGAAGCCGAGGATCTGCGCATATTTTTATTGTTAACCAGCGCTCAGGCAGAGCAACTGAATCAGGTAATAGCGCAATGGCAGGGGGATTATCGATCGTGGCGATTGGAGCTTGGCTCCCTGTTACCGCCTTATCATTTTGCAGAAATTTAA
- a CDS encoding diacylglycerol/polyprenol kinase family protein, with protein MENFVDSLNHWQQIGIVAIWMALVFAVAAIARYFRSNSELVRKIVHIGTGNVILLAWGLKLPLWICLSISIAVILVAGLSYFLPVLPILESVGRKTHGVFYYAVSIGLLVAIFWGVDLPQFAVIGILVMTWGDGLAALVGKSFGKRVYRFNGNKRTLEGSAAMLVVSYGIALLVLSLAQGGSGLNIWLIPVPIAFVATVLEAISPGGTDNLTVPISSAFLCYGLSLL; from the coding sequence TTGGAAAACTTTGTAGACTCCCTTAACCACTGGCAGCAAATTGGCATTGTGGCGATCTGGATGGCGCTGGTGTTTGCCGTTGCGGCGATCGCCCGATATTTTCGTAGTAACTCCGAGCTGGTGCGAAAAATTGTACATATTGGTACTGGCAATGTGATCCTGCTGGCCTGGGGCTTGAAGTTGCCGCTGTGGATTTGTCTGAGCATATCGATCGCGGTGATCCTGGTGGCTGGTCTGTCTTATTTTTTGCCCGTGCTGCCGATCCTGGAAAGTGTTGGTCGCAAAACCCACGGTGTTTTTTACTATGCGGTTAGTATTGGCTTGTTGGTGGCGATCTTCTGGGGAGTAGATTTACCTCAGTTTGCGGTGATTGGCATCTTGGTGATGACCTGGGGTGATGGCTTGGCCGCATTGGTTGGCAAAAGCTTTGGTAAGCGGGTATATCGTTTCAATGGTAATAAACGCACCCTGGAGGGGTCGGCGGCGATGCTGGTAGTCAGCTATGGGATCGCCCTGTTGGTTTTGTCTCTGGCTCAGGGCGGCAGTGGCTTAAATATCTGGCTGATTCCTGTGCCGATCGCGTTTGTGGCTACGGTGCTGGAAGCGATCTCCCCTGGCGGCACCGACAATCTCACCGTACCGATTTCTAGTGCATTTTTATGTTACGGCCTAAGTCTTCTTTAA